The Flavobacterium psychrophilum genome includes a region encoding these proteins:
- a CDS encoding RND transporter: MKKVLYIVAGIAVLGLIAFVLTNNKKKNENETEQISKTNSSVAVRIDTVKTEVPNLDYVANGTFAPSQELEFPAENSGRVVKVLVDEGSPVRIGQTLAIIKGDQLSIEVSNTQAAYQNAVTNSQRYENAFKTGGVTKQQLDQAKLDLVNAKARLDQAKINYGDATIKSSINGIVNKRNIEPGSVVAPGTVLFELVNVSTLKLKVNVDEQHVAGLKKGNTIKVKASVYPDKEFTGKISFIAPKADGSLNFPVEIEVANNPDNEIKAGMYGTANFTAGTTQATPIKTIPRIAFVGGVAGNQVFVVKDSVVSLKKIVSGRILGDQVEVLDGLNEGEIVVTSGQINLTNGSKVTPIK, encoded by the coding sequence ATGAAAAAAGTATTATATATAGTAGCCGGTATTGCCGTTTTAGGCCTTATCGCTTTTGTACTGACGAACAATAAAAAGAAGAACGAAAACGAAACCGAACAGATATCTAAAACAAACAGCTCTGTAGCTGTTCGTATAGATACTGTAAAAACAGAAGTCCCTAACCTTGATTACGTTGCTAACGGAACTTTTGCCCCTTCTCAGGAACTTGAATTTCCCGCTGAAAATTCGGGCAGGGTTGTAAAAGTATTAGTAGATGAAGGCAGCCCTGTTCGCATTGGCCAGACCCTTGCAATTATTAAAGGCGATCAGCTTTCTATCGAGGTATCAAACACTCAGGCAGCATACCAGAATGCAGTTACTAACAGCCAGCGTTACGAAAACGCTTTTAAAACAGGTGGTGTAACAAAACAGCAGTTAGACCAGGCCAAACTTGACCTTGTAAATGCTAAAGCAAGATTAGACCAGGCGAAAATTAACTACGGTGATGCTACGATCAAATCGAGCATTAACGGTATTGTAAACAAACGTAATATAGAGCCAGGATCTGTAGTGGCTCCGGGAACTGTATTGTTTGAACTTGTAAATGTATCTACCCTTAAGCTTAAAGTTAATGTAGATGAGCAGCATGTTGCAGGCCTTAAAAAAGGCAACACTATTAAAGTAAAAGCAAGTGTTTACCCTGATAAAGAATTTACAGGTAAAATATCTTTCATCGCTCCTAAAGCAGACGGCTCGTTAAACTTCCCTGTAGAGATAGAAGTTGCTAACAATCCTGACAATGAAATTAAAGCCGGTATGTACGGTACTGCAAACTTTACTGCTGGTACGACACAAGCAACACCTATTAAAACAATACCTCGTATTGCATTTGTTGGCGGTGTAGCCGGAAACCAGGTATTTGTGGTTAAAGACAGCGTTGTAAGCTTAAAGAAAATTGTTTCAGGCAGAATTTTAGGCGACCAGGTAGAAGTGCTTGACGGCCTTAACGAAGGTGAGATTGTTGTAACCAGCGGACAGATCAATCTAACCAACGGTTCTAAAGTAACTCCTATTAAATAA
- a CDS encoding TetR family transcriptional regulator, giving the protein MKETILQKANDMFLTLGFKSVTMDDIANEMSISKKTIYQHFANKNELVEASTTSLFITISEGIDEICTFGHNSIEEIFIIRQFLMKHLNNETASPFFQLQKFFPHTFSALRQKQFEKMHGCMMASIEKGVKAGLYRNDVDIDFASRIYFTGLSGIKDTDIFPDTHNINAVTRQFLEYHVRAIATETGIAELKNALIKY; this is encoded by the coding sequence ATGAAAGAGACAATTTTACAGAAAGCGAACGATATGTTCCTTACACTTGGTTTTAAAAGTGTAACGATGGATGATATAGCCAATGAAATGAGCATATCTAAAAAAACAATCTATCAGCATTTTGCCAACAAGAATGAATTGGTAGAAGCCAGTACGACATCACTTTTTATAACTATTTCTGAAGGGATAGATGAAATATGCACTTTCGGACACAATTCTATTGAAGAGATTTTTATTATTCGTCAGTTTTTAATGAAGCACCTGAACAACGAAACAGCGTCGCCATTTTTTCAGCTTCAGAAGTTCTTCCCTCACACTTTTTCGGCATTAAGGCAAAAACAATTTGAGAAAATGCACGGCTGTATGATGGCGAGTATCGAAAAAGGTGTAAAGGCCGGTTTATACCGAAATGATGTCGATATAGATTTTGCATCACGAATTTACTTTACCGGACTTAGCGGCATTAAAGACACCGACATATTTCCCGACACACATAACATTAACGCAGTTACACGACAGTTTTTAGAATATCATGTAAGAGCTATTGCAACAGAAACCGGTATTGCCGAGCTAAAAAACGCACTTATAAAATATTAA
- a CDS encoding acriflavin resistance protein produces the protein MKIAEISIKRPTLIIVLFIILTLGGLFSYSNLSYELIPKFEINVVTISTVYPGASPGEVENTVTKKIEDAVSSLELVKKVESKSYESLSVVMVTLQPEADADYSLNDAQRKINAIEKDLPEDVDPPSLSKFSLSDLPIITIGATAKMDEVAFYDLLDKKIEPILARVNGVAQVNLVGGEEREIQVSLDQEKLKGYGLSIPEVQSAILSSNLDFPTGNIQTRESSMLVRLSGKYRNVEEMRNLVISSKNGIQIRLGEIADVQDSQKEVEKVSRVDRKNAIVVQIIKQTDANAVSVSEDVKTAIAKIEQDYKGNGLKLQIADDSSDFTLEAADGVIHDLFIAVFLVAFVMLFFLHSLRNALIVMVSIPASLIATFIGIYLMGYTLNLMSLLGLSLVVGILVDDAIVVLENIYRHMEMGKNRVRAAFDGTAEIGFTVTAITIVIIVVFLPIAMSTGLVSNIISQFCVTVVIATALSLLSSFTLIPWLSSRFGKLEHLTGKNFFEKIILAFERGLDKFTHWVTGILKWCLGHKRWTLLIVVLLFVSSLGLLFAGYIGGEFFPKMDRGQFLVQMELPKDASVEQSNLLTQKAEDYLSGQKEVEGLITTVGQTSEGMGATQSTAYKAEIKVTLVDRKERADNTFIFAAEVKRALEKKLVGAKIKTVPVSIMGGADDAPIALTITGPDLESAMKFANEAAAKLATINGATAIKLTSEGGSPEVNVQVDRDKMSSLGLSLQTVGMTMQTAFNGNTDGKFRAGEYEYDINIRFNEYNRSSVSDVRDLVFINDQGQQIKLSQFATVTESSGPSFLERRDKSASVTIQAQAAGVSSGTVADNWELEFSKMPRPTGVNYVWGGDKENQAEGFGTLFIALFAGIILVYLVMVGLYNSFVYPFVVLFSIPLSFIGALLALALTNNTLNIFTILGVIMLIGLVCKNAILLVDFTNHRKEQGETTFNALVQANHARLRPILMTTIAMVFGMLPIALATGAAAAMNNGLAWVIIGGLTSSLFLTLIIVPVVYMIFDIFIAKFSKGKPTDYEKEMVADYEHREISEDGFTAKH, from the coding sequence ATGAAAATAGCAGAAATATCCATAAAACGGCCAACGCTTATTATAGTGTTGTTCATTATACTTACGCTGGGTGGGCTTTTTAGCTACAGCAACCTGAGCTATGAGCTTATCCCTAAGTTCGAGATCAACGTAGTTACAATATCTACGGTATATCCCGGTGCATCGCCCGGCGAGGTAGAAAACACTGTAACCAAGAAAATAGAAGACGCGGTATCATCGCTGGAGCTGGTTAAAAAGGTAGAATCTAAATCGTACGAAAGCCTTTCGGTTGTAATGGTTACGCTTCAGCCGGAAGCCGATGCCGATTACTCCCTTAATGATGCACAGCGTAAAATTAATGCCATTGAAAAAGATTTACCGGAAGACGTAGATCCGCCTTCATTGAGTAAATTCTCATTAAGCGACTTACCTATTATTACCATTGGCGCTACGGCAAAAATGGACGAAGTTGCTTTTTATGACCTTCTTGACAAAAAGATTGAGCCTATTCTTGCACGTGTAAACGGTGTGGCACAGGTAAACCTTGTTGGTGGTGAAGAAAGAGAAATTCAGGTAAGCCTTGATCAGGAAAAACTAAAAGGTTACGGCCTTTCAATTCCGGAAGTTCAGTCGGCTATATTAAGCTCTAACCTTGACTTCCCTACAGGTAATATCCAGACAAGGGAAAGTTCGATGCTAGTACGTTTATCGGGTAAATACCGTAACGTAGAAGAAATGCGTAACCTTGTTATATCGTCTAAAAATGGGATACAGATACGCCTAGGCGAAATTGCCGATGTTCAGGATTCACAAAAAGAAGTTGAGAAAGTATCGCGTGTAGACCGTAAGAACGCTATAGTTGTACAGATCATTAAACAGACTGATGCGAACGCGGTATCAGTAAGTGAAGATGTTAAAACTGCTATAGCTAAAATTGAACAGGACTATAAAGGCAACGGACTTAAACTACAGATTGCCGATGACAGCAGTGACTTTACATTAGAGGCTGCCGACGGTGTAATACACGATTTATTTATCGCGGTGTTCCTTGTGGCATTTGTAATGTTGTTCTTCCTTCACAGTTTACGTAATGCACTTATTGTGATGGTGTCTATACCGGCATCGCTAATAGCAACCTTTATTGGTATATACCTAATGGGGTACACGCTAAACTTAATGAGCTTACTTGGACTGTCGCTTGTGGTTGGTATTCTTGTGGATGACGCCATCGTTGTACTTGAAAATATTTACCGCCACATGGAGATGGGTAAAAACAGGGTGCGTGCTGCCTTTGATGGTACTGCCGAGATTGGATTTACCGTTACCGCTATTACCATTGTAATTATAGTGGTGTTCCTGCCAATTGCAATGAGTACAGGGCTTGTATCTAACATTATATCACAGTTCTGTGTTACCGTAGTAATTGCAACTGCCCTATCGTTATTATCATCATTTACATTAATTCCGTGGTTATCTTCACGTTTTGGTAAACTGGAGCACCTTACAGGTAAAAATTTCTTCGAAAAAATTATCCTTGCGTTTGAAAGAGGCCTTGATAAATTTACACATTGGGTTACAGGCATTCTTAAATGGTGTCTTGGACATAAAAGATGGACACTGCTAATTGTAGTACTATTATTTGTATCATCATTAGGATTATTGTTCGCAGGATATATTGGTGGTGAGTTTTTCCCTAAAATGGACAGGGGCCAGTTCCTTGTACAAATGGAGCTACCTAAAGATGCATCGGTAGAACAATCGAATCTTTTAACGCAAAAAGCAGAAGATTATCTTAGCGGGCAAAAAGAAGTTGAAGGACTTATTACTACCGTTGGACAAACCAGCGAGGGTATGGGTGCTACGCAGTCTACCGCCTATAAAGCAGAAATAAAAGTAACATTGGTAGACCGTAAAGAACGTGCTGACAACACTTTTATATTTGCCGCAGAGGTAAAACGAGCACTCGAAAAGAAACTTGTTGGCGCCAAAATTAAAACCGTACCGGTAAGTATTATGGGTGGAGCCGATGATGCGCCAATTGCCCTTACCATTACCGGCCCTGATTTAGAGAGCGCGATGAAGTTTGCTAATGAAGCTGCCGCTAAACTGGCTACAATTAATGGTGCAACGGCTATCAAGCTGACATCTGAAGGTGGTAGCCCCGAGGTTAATGTTCAGGTAGACCGTGATAAAATGTCGTCTCTTGGTTTATCATTACAAACAGTTGGTATGACCATGCAGACTGCCTTTAACGGTAATACCGATGGTAAATTCCGTGCAGGTGAATATGAATATGACATCAACATTCGTTTTAATGAATACAACCGTTCAAGCGTTAGTGATGTAAGAGACCTTGTGTTTATTAACGACCAGGGACAACAGATAAAACTGTCTCAGTTTGCAACCGTAACCGAAAGTTCTGGGCCTAGCTTCCTGGAGCGTAGAGATAAGAGTGCATCTGTAACTATACAGGCTCAGGCAGCGGGTGTATCTAGTGGTACGGTGGCTGACAACTGGGAACTGGAATTCAGCAAAATGCCGCGACCAACAGGTGTAAACTATGTTTGGGGTGGTGATAAGGAAAACCAGGCCGAAGGTTTTGGTACATTATTTATTGCACTATTTGCCGGTATTATATTGGTATACCTTGTAATGGTAGGTCTTTATAACAGTTTTGTGTATCCGTTTGTGGTACTGTTCTCTATACCGCTGTCGTTTATTGGTGCGCTCCTTGCACTTGCGCTTACCAACAACACGCTTAACATATTTACCATATTAGGGGTTATTATGCTTATCGGGCTTGTGTGTAAGAATGCGATATTACTTGTAGACTTTACCAATCATCGTAAAGAACAGGGTGAAACTACATTTAATGCCTTGGTACAGGCCAACCACGCGCGTCTTCGTCCGATTCTTATGACAACTATCGCGATGGTATTTGGTATGCTTCCTATTGCATTGGCAACAGGTGCTGCTGCCGCAATGAACAACGGACTTGCATGGGTAATTATCGGTGGACTTACAAGTTCATTATTCCTTACCCTGATTATTGTACCGGTGGTTTATATGATATTCGATATTTTCATAGCTAAGTTCTCTAAAGGCAAACCAACAGACTACGAAAAAGAAATGGTTGCTGATTATGAGCACCGTGAAATTAGTGAAGATGGCTTTACAGCTAAGCACTAA
- a CDS encoding 2-oxoglutarate dehydrogenase → MDRFSFLNAAHTAFFADLYDQYIENPDSVEPSWRSFFQGFDFGSESYGSGFETLDVPGQAATVAAQPVSDYSGIPEKLQKEFKVLNLIEGYRTRGHLFTKTNPVRDRRIFTPSLALDNFGLSDADLDTVFDAGKEVGLQNATLKQIVDHLRQVYCQHIGIEYMYIRDPEVRKWIQNKLSANNNQPDFSAEQKKNILGKLNEAVSFENFLHTKYVGQKRFSLEGGESLIPALDALIEAAADKGVEQFVMGMAHRGRLNVLANVFGKSTSDIFSEFDGKDYDDDALFDGDVKYHLGLTADKQTRNGKHININLAPNPSHLETVGAVIEGIARAKQDRHYADDFSKVLPIALHGDAAVAGQGIVYEIVQMAKLDGYKTGGTIHLVVNNQVGFTTNYLDARSSTYCTDVAKVTLSPVLHVNADDAEAVVHAMMFALDYRMEFGSDVFIDLLGYRKYGHNEGDEPRFTQPKLYKIIAKHKNPRDIYAEKLVEAGVIAADYVGGLEKEYKAKLEENLEASRKKDLTIITPFMLNEWEGYEQADEQEMLKKVNTAFSKDILTDIAKVITELPSDKKFINKIQKLINDRKNMYFETDKLDWAMAELLAYGSLLTEGYDVRISGQDVERGTFSHRHAVVKVEDSEEEVILLNNLKDQKGKFHIYNSLLSEYGVVGFDYGYALASPKTLTIWEAQFGDFSNGAQIMLDQYISAAEDKWNNQNGLVMLLPHGYEGQGAEHSSARMERYLQLCANHNMYVADCTTPANFFHLLRRQMKTNFRKPLIVFTPKSLLRHPLVVSTVDEFANGSFQEVLDDPAADANKVKTLVFVTGKFYYDLIAERENLNRDDVAFVRIEQLFPLPVEQIKEIIAKYPNADDYVWAQEEPRNMGAYSYMLMNFTEVKFRLAALKAYSAPAAGSYTRSKKRHAAAIAMVFDKNLFN, encoded by the coding sequence ATGGACAGGTTTTCCTTTTTAAACGCAGCACATACTGCTTTTTTTGCAGATTTATACGATCAATATATAGAGAATCCCGACAGTGTTGAACCAAGCTGGAGAAGTTTTTTCCAGGGGTTTGATTTTGGTAGTGAGAGCTACGGGTCTGGTTTCGAAACGCTGGATGTGCCAGGTCAGGCAGCTACAGTAGCGGCCCAGCCTGTTTCTGATTACTCGGGTATTCCCGAAAAACTTCAAAAAGAATTTAAGGTTTTAAACCTTATCGAAGGTTACCGTACACGCGGCCACCTGTTTACCAAAACCAATCCGGTTAGGGACAGGAGGATTTTTACCCCATCGTTAGCACTTGACAATTTTGGCCTTTCTGATGCCGATCTTGATACTGTGTTTGATGCAGGTAAAGAGGTAGGGCTTCAAAACGCAACCCTTAAACAGATCGTTGACCATTTAAGGCAGGTATACTGCCAGCACATTGGTATCGAGTACATGTACATCCGTGACCCGGAAGTACGCAAATGGATTCAGAACAAACTTTCTGCTAACAATAACCAACCGGATTTCTCTGCAGAGCAGAAGAAAAACATTCTGGGCAAACTTAATGAGGCTGTTTCTTTTGAGAACTTCCTTCATACAAAATACGTTGGACAGAAACGTTTCTCACTTGAGGGTGGAGAATCGCTTATTCCTGCACTTGATGCACTTATTGAGGCAGCTGCGGATAAAGGTGTAGAGCAATTTGTTATGGGTATGGCGCACAGGGGTCGCCTTAACGTACTTGCAAACGTATTTGGTAAGTCAACTTCTGATATCTTCAGCGAGTTTGACGGTAAAGACTACGATGACGATGCTCTTTTTGATGGCGACGTAAAATACCACCTTGGCCTTACGGCAGACAAACAAACAAGGAACGGTAAACATATAAACATTAACCTTGCTCCAAACCCTTCGCACCTTGAAACTGTAGGTGCAGTTATAGAAGGTATTGCAAGGGCTAAACAGGACAGGCACTATGCCGACGATTTCTCTAAAGTGTTACCTATCGCGCTTCACGGTGATGCCGCTGTTGCCGGTCAGGGTATTGTTTACGAAATTGTTCAGATGGCTAAGCTTGACGGTTACAAAACCGGAGGTACAATTCACCTTGTGGTAAATAACCAGGTAGGTTTTACAACCAACTATCTTGATGCACGTTCGTCTACCTATTGTACAGACGTTGCTAAAGTAACATTATCACCGGTACTTCACGTAAATGCAGACGATGCAGAAGCGGTAGTTCATGCTATGATGTTTGCCTTAGACTACAGGATGGAATTTGGCAGCGATGTATTTATTGACCTTTTAGGGTACAGAAAATACGGTCACAACGAAGGTGATGAGCCTCGTTTTACGCAGCCTAAACTATACAAGATTATCGCTAAGCACAAAAATCCAAGGGATATCTATGCTGAAAAGCTGGTAGAAGCCGGAGTTATTGCTGCTGATTACGTTGGCGGACTTGAAAAAGAATACAAAGCCAAACTTGAGGAAAACCTTGAAGCATCAAGAAAAAAAGACCTTACCATCATTACTCCGTTCATGCTGAACGAGTGGGAAGGATATGAGCAGGCTGACGAGCAGGAAATGCTTAAAAAAGTAAACACTGCTTTCTCTAAAGATATACTTACCGATATCGCTAAAGTTATAACAGAGCTTCCTTCTGATAAAAAGTTTATAAACAAGATTCAAAAGCTTATAAACGATAGAAAGAACATGTACTTTGAAACGGATAAACTGGACTGGGCTATGGCCGAGCTTCTTGCTTACGGATCATTGCTTACAGAGGGTTATGACGTGCGTATCTCAGGACAGGATGTAGAGAGGGGAACCTTTTCTCACCGTCATGCGGTAGTTAAAGTTGAAGATTCTGAAGAAGAAGTAATTCTTCTTAATAACCTGAAAGACCAGAAAGGTAAATTCCATATTTACAATTCACTGCTTTCAGAATATGGTGTTGTAGGTTTTGATTATGGTTATGCCCTTGCAAGCCCTAAAACACTTACCATTTGGGAGGCCCAGTTTGGTGACTTCTCTAACGGTGCGCAAATCATGCTGGATCAGTATATATCTGCTGCCGAAGACAAATGGAACAACCAGAACGGACTTGTAATGTTATTGCCTCACGGTTACGAAGGCCAGGGTGCAGAACACTCTTCTGCACGTATGGAGCGTTACCTTCAGCTTTGTGCAAACCACAATATGTATGTGGCAGACTGTACAACGCCGGCAAACTTCTTCCACCTTTTAAGAAGGCAGATGAAAACAAACTTCCGTAAGCCGCTTATCGTGTTTACACCTAAGAGCTTACTACGTCATCCGCTTGTAGTTTCTACAGTAGATGAATTTGCAAACGGAAGCTTCCAGGAAGTGCTTGACGATCCTGCAGCAGATGCTAACAAAGTAAAAACACTTGTATTTGTTACAGGTAAATTCTACTACGACCTTATTGCAGAAAGGGAAAACCTTAACCGTGATGATGTAGCTTTTGTAAGGATAGAGCAGTTATTCCCATTACCGGTAGAACAGATTAAAGAAATTATAGCTAAATATCCTAATGCCGATGATTATGTATGGGCACAGGAAGAGCCAAGAAACATGGGTGCTTACAGCTACATGCTTATGAACTTTACGGAAGTGAAATTCAGGCTTGCAGCCCTTAAAGCTTACAGTGCACCGGCAGCAGGTAGCTACACACGTTCTAAAAAACGTCATGCAGCTGCTATAGCAATGGTTTTTGATAAAAACTTATTTAATTAA
- a CDS encoding TetR family transcriptional regulator, producing MSAKVTDQDTEKLIKDTAKQLFFGEGKFNATTQEIADAAGVNRTLINYYFRSRDKLFQIVFDDAQIKEQELTEQIVFSDLPFKEKISRHLDIFLEQAKQYPYLEIYMVTQMNQGCIWKDQEKMSLLLDKFYLEIALEMERGTIDRMRPEQFVLNFISLLSFPTSMRPLLQETMGLSTELYDTLLEERKEIILRTLFKQ from the coding sequence ATGTCAGCAAAAGTTACAGATCAGGATACTGAGAAACTGATAAAAGATACAGCCAAGCAATTGTTCTTCGGAGAAGGTAAATTTAACGCCACCACACAGGAGATTGCCGATGCAGCAGGAGTTAACCGCACACTAATTAATTATTACTTTAGATCGAGAGATAAACTGTTCCAGATTGTTTTTGACGATGCACAAATAAAAGAACAGGAATTAACAGAACAGATTGTATTCTCTGACCTTCCATTCAAAGAAAAGATTTCACGCCATTTAGATATTTTTTTAGAACAGGCAAAACAATACCCTTACCTGGAAATTTATATGGTAACGCAAATGAACCAGGGATGCATCTGGAAAGATCAGGAAAAGATGTCTCTCCTTCTTGATAAATTTTACCTTGAAATAGCCCTTGAAATGGAAAGAGGAACCATAGACCGCATGAGGCCCGAGCAATTTGTACTGAATTTTATCTCGTTATTGTCGTTCCCCACTTCTATGCGTCCACTATTGCAGGAAACGATGGGGCTGTCAACAGAGCTTTACGACACACTGCTGGAGGAGCGTAAGGAAATTATACTTAGAACACTTTTTAAACAATAA
- a CDS encoding transporter gives MVLLAVSSLQAQTLPAKEITLKDAVNYALENKVEARKAKLEVENSQYQIEEVRARALPTISANGNLTYNPILQQNALPGDFFGAPGTTILAPLGQKWTSTAGVNLTQNLFDQSVFTGLKAAKTTREFYRINAQLTDEQVIERVANNYYQVYVQRQKLVVIDSNYVNTTKIRNIIKGQFDNGLAKKIDLDRMNVNLNNISTQRQQLINAVQQQENALKFYMGMPIETPIMLPETEFQVTPVALNEASNSTLRTEYQLLKKQEELYFFNKKAAIAEYYPKLSLSAGYNYLGQGPEMPWFKKPADGVYWTDYSAIALNLSVPIFNGFGTRAKVRQADVTLRKTQEDLIDTKLSLDLAFENAKTQINNSIITINNQKENAKLAQEVLDDTQNNYQNGLATLTDLLDAENSYIEAQNNYTSALLDFKLAEIQLIKAKGELKNLTN, from the coding sequence ATGGTGCTTTTAGCTGTTTCTTCGCTGCAGGCGCAAACCCTGCCCGCAAAAGAAATTACCCTAAAAGATGCCGTTAACTATGCGCTGGAAAATAAAGTAGAAGCCAGAAAAGCAAAATTGGAGGTAGAAAACAGCCAGTACCAGATAGAAGAGGTACGCGCAAGGGCTTTACCTACTATTAGTGCAAACGGTAATTTAACCTACAACCCGATACTACAGCAAAATGCATTACCGGGCGACTTTTTTGGTGCACCGGGAACTACAATACTTGCACCGTTAGGGCAAAAATGGACATCTACTGCGGGTGTAAACCTTACGCAGAACCTTTTTGACCAATCGGTTTTTACCGGACTAAAAGCGGCGAAAACTACCCGTGAGTTTTACCGTATTAACGCCCAGCTTACCGACGAGCAGGTTATAGAGCGTGTTGCCAACAACTACTATCAGGTATATGTTCAGCGACAAAAGCTTGTAGTTATAGACAGTAACTATGTTAACACTACAAAAATAAGGAACATCATTAAAGGACAATTTGATAACGGCCTTGCCAAAAAGATAGACCTTGACAGGATGAATGTTAACCTAAACAACATCAGCACACAGCGCCAGCAACTTATTAATGCTGTTCAGCAGCAGGAAAATGCCCTGAAGTTTTACATGGGTATGCCAATTGAAACTCCTATAATGCTTCCGGAAACAGAATTTCAGGTTACCCCGGTTGCTTTAAACGAAGCGTCTAACAGCACTTTAAGAACAGAATACCAACTCCTTAAAAAACAGGAAGAGTTATACTTTTTTAATAAAAAAGCTGCCATAGCCGAATACTACCCTAAACTTAGCCTTAGCGCAGGATATAACTATCTTGGTCAGGGGCCTGAAATGCCGTGGTTTAAGAAACCGGCTGACGGTGTATACTGGACCGATTATTCTGCCATAGCGTTGAACCTTAGCGTACCTATTTTTAACGGGTTTGGTACACGTGCCAAAGTAAGACAGGCTGATGTAACGCTTAGAAAAACACAGGAAGACCTGATAGACACTAAACTGTCGTTAGACCTTGCTTTTGAAAATGCTAAGACTCAGATAAACAATAGCATCATTACCATTAACAACCAGAAAGAAAATGCAAAACTGGCACAGGAAGTACTGGACGATACCCAGAACAACTACCAAAACGGCCTTGCAACACTTACCGACCTGCTTGATGCTGAAAACTCATATATAGAAGCTCAGAATAATTATACCTCTGCCCTGCTTGACTTTAAGCTTGCAGAAATTCAATTGATAAAAGCAAAAGGAGAACTTAAAAACCTAACAAACTAA
- a CDS encoding polyprenyl synthetase, which yields MQPIVHYQQIVSDYFANTSIVKEPVNLYNPIQYILSLGGKRMRPVLTLMTADIFGADCREALPAAVAVEMFHNFSLVHDDIMDDAPLRRGNQTVHEKWNLNTAILSGDAMLILAYQYFEEYEPQVFRSLAKLFSKTALEVCEGQQWDVDFEQRNDVSQAEYLKMIEYKTAVLVAAAMKMGGIVAQTSEENCDLIYDFGLNLGIAFQLQDDYLDAFGDPATFGKQIGGDIIENKKTYLYLKALEQGNQFERENLLQWFAVQPEDHDDKVVAVKNIFRHTGADDATKKAIEDYTFKAFATLEKLNITDANKLLLKNFGESLMQRNV from the coding sequence ATGCAGCCCATAGTGCACTACCAGCAAATCGTTTCCGATTATTTTGCAAACACATCTATAGTAAAAGAACCTGTAAATCTTTACAACCCTATACAGTATATATTATCGCTTGGCGGTAAGCGTATGAGGCCTGTGCTAACACTTATGACTGCCGATATTTTTGGTGCCGATTGCCGCGAGGCATTACCGGCTGCCGTTGCAGTAGAGATGTTTCATAACTTTTCTTTAGTGCATGATGATATTATGGATGATGCCCCGCTAAGGCGCGGCAATCAGACAGTGCATGAAAAGTGGAACCTTAATACGGCTATACTTTCGGGAGATGCTATGCTGATATTGGCGTACCAGTATTTTGAAGAATATGAGCCGCAGGTTTTCAGATCGCTTGCAAAATTGTTCAGCAAAACAGCATTAGAGGTTTGCGAAGGCCAGCAGTGGGATGTTGACTTTGAGCAACGTAACGATGTTTCTCAGGCAGAATACCTTAAGATGATAGAATATAAAACAGCGGTGCTTGTTGCTGCTGCCATGAAAATGGGTGGTATAGTGGCACAGACTTCCGAAGAGAACTGTGACCTTATCTATGATTTTGGACTTAATCTTGGTATTGCCTTCCAGCTTCAGGACGACTATCTTGATGCCTTTGGCGATCCGGCTACTTTTGGGAAGCAGATTGGTGGCGATATTATAGAAAACAAAAAAACATACTTATATCTAAAAGCGTTAGAACAGGGTAACCAGTTCGAAAGAGAAAATCTTTTACAGTGGTTTGCTGTGCAGCCGGAAGATCATGATGATAAAGTGGTGGCGGTAAAAAATATATTCAGGCATACAGGTGCAGATGATGCTACCAAAAAAGCCATTGAAGATTATACTTTTAAAGCTTTTGCTACACTTGAAAAACTAAATATTACCGACGCTAACAAATTGCTTCTTAAGAACTTTGGAGAAAGCCTAATGCAAAGAAATGTATAA